Within the Mucilaginibacter sp. CSA2-8R genome, the region AGTGAAGACACACCACCCTGCGCAGTAATAGTTAATTGCGGATAAAAGTAGGTGCGCGCCACGTTGGTGTTTTCAAATGCACTACGGAAAGCCAGTTCGGACTGCTGTACATCGGGCCTGTTTTTAAGCAGTTGCGATGGTACGCCGGTCTGCAGGTTATGATATGGTTTTTGGTCGGCCAGCGAGCTGCGTTTAATGGCGCCTGGTCCTTGTGCCAATAGGATGCTCAGTGCATTCTCCGTTTCGCGAATGCTGCGTTTCAAATCCGGAATGGTAACCTCGGCAGCGTAACGGTTAGCTTCGCTCTGCACCACGGCAGCGCCTGTTACTATGGCACTTTCCTTCAATGCTTTCATCGTCTCCACGTCGCTTATCCGGTTTTTTAGCGTTTGCTCGGTAATGCGTAGTTGCTCATCCAAGGCCAGCAGGTTATAATAGTTGTTGGCAATGTTGGCAATCAGCTGTGTTTGTACGGCACGTTTGGCAGCATCACTTTGTAAGAGCACAGCCAGTGCCTGCCGCTTGGCGCTGCTTAGCTTGCCCCATATATCAGCTTCCCAGCTGGTATTGAGCGCAGCCTGATAGGTGGTAGTTTTGAGGTTAAACGTGTTGGCAAACTCGGGCGGAAAGTTTAAGCCTGCTGCAGATTGCTTAACCCTTGTTGCCGTTGCGCTCCCGCTCAGGCTTGGCAAAAATGCTGCCCGGCTTTGCTGCAGATTAGCTTGCGCTTCGTTAATACGCTGCACTGCAGTTTTTAAGTCCAGGTTTTCTTGTATGCCCCGGTTTATCAGGTTTTGCAATACGGTGTCGGTAAACAGTTGGTTAACCGGCAGGTTGGCAATAGTAGTGGTATCGGTAACGGTAGTATCGCGGTACAGGTTGCCTTTTACATCCAAACCCGGCTGCTGATACTTTTTAGTTACACACGAAGCAAATACCAGTGCTGCTGCCAGCACTGTGTAAATTTGCTTTTTATATCCTTTAATCATGTTGATGATTGGCTGAATAAGTTAATGAATGTTGATTAATGAACTTCGGAAAGGGTGGCTTCTTCAGTTTCGACTGGCTGTGGCTTGCCGCCAATGCGCTCCTGCAACGATTGGAACATGATGAACAGTACCGGTATTACAAATACACCGAATATGGTGCCAATCAGCATACCGCCAACCGCGCCCGTGCCGATTGACCGGTTACCCGCGGCACCTGCCCCCGATGCCAGCATTAGTGGTACCAGGCCTAAAATAAACGCAAACGAAGTCATCAGAATAGGACGCAAACGAGCTACTGCACCATCTATGGCAGCATTCACAATGCTTTCGCCTTCGCGGCGGCGGGCTACCGAGAATTCAACAATCAAAATCGCATTCTTGGCCAGCAAACCAATAAGCATAATCAGCGTAATTTGCAGGTAGATGTTGTTTTGAATCCCAAAAAAGAAAGCAAAAATGAATGCTCCTGCCAAACCGATAGGTAAGGACAGCAAAACGGCGAAAGGCAAAATATAACTTTCGTATTGCGCGCTCAGCAAGAAGTAAACAAACACCAGGCACAGCATAAAGATGAACATGGTTTGGCTGCCACCCGAAATCTCTTCGCGGGTTAAGCCCGAAAACTCATAACCAAAGCCGGCAGGCAGGGTTTTAGCCGCCACCTCGCGGATAGCCTTAATGGCATCACCCGAACTGTAGCCTGGTTTTGGTGCACCGGTAACCGAAATAGAGGTAAACAAGTTAAAGCGGTTAATAGACTCCGGCCCGTAAACCCTTTTCAGGCTTACAAATTCTGATATCGGGGCCATTACGCCATCATTAGTGCGTACATAAATACCATTCAAACTTTCGGGCGTACCGCGGTAGGGCGCTGCAGCCTGAATCATTACCCGGTACTGTTTGCCAAACTGGTTAAAGTTAGACGCATATAAACCACCATAATAGCCTTGCAGCGTTCCTAAAACAGAGCTTACCGATACGTTGGCATCCTTACATTTCGGTACATTTACATCAACCTGAAACTGCGGGAAGTTGGTATTGAAAAAGGTAGTAGCGTACTGTATTTCGGGGCGCTGACTTAATGCCGCTAAAAACTTGCCGTTAACCTGAGCAAAGTTGTTAATGTCGCTGCCGGTTTTATCCTGCACCTGAAACTCAAAGCCACTACTGTTACCAAAGCCCTGCAATGCAGGAGGCACGATAAACAGAATACGGGCACTTTTGATGCCGGCCGTCATACCAAATAGTTTACCAGTTACGGCATCAACAGTATGTTCGGCACCCTCGCGCTTATCCCATGGTTTTAATTTAATAAATACCACACCATAAGAACCGCCGGCACCGCTCAAAATACCCTGGCCGGCAATGCGGGTAGCCGATTCTACCTCGGGCATTTTTTGGATCATGTCGGCCACCTGGTTTACAACCTGGGTGGTACGCTCTAATGATGATGCCGGTGGTAAAGAGATATCACCGATAATAAAGCCCTGATCTTCGTTAGGTACGAAGGCGCTTGGTGTGGTTTTTAGTAAAAACCAGAACACCACGGCAAACACGGCAATACCGGCAATCGCTATCCATTTTTTTACGGCTAAAAAGCTAACCGAACGTTTGTATTTCTGGGTAAGCGAATCGAATGAGGTATTGAAAGCGGTATAAAAACGCTGTAACAAACCAGACTTGTGGTGCTCACCTTCCGGGTGCGGTTTTAGCAACAGCGCACACAGGGCAGGGCTCAAGGTTAACGCGTTAACGGCCGAAATTAAAATAGAGATAGCCAGCGTTAAACCAAACTGTTTGTAAAATACACCAGACGAACCAGTAATAAATGATACCGGAACAAATACCGCAGCCATAACCAAAGTAATAGAGATAATGGCACTGCTAATTTCGCTCATGGCATCGGTAGTTGCTTTGCGGGCAGATTTTACGCCATGGTCCAGTTTGGCATGCACGGCCTCTACCACCACAATGGCATCATCCACTACAATACCAATGGCCAGAACCAAAGCGAATAAGGTAAGCAGGTTAATGGTAAAGCCAAATAACTGCAAAAAGAAAAAGGTACCTATAATAGCCACCGGAACGGCAATAGCTGGTATAAGCGTTGAGCGGAAGTCTTGCAAAAAGACGAATACGACGATAAACACCAGAACAAAAGCCTCAACCAACGTGTGGATTACCTTTTCGATAGATACATCCAGAAACTCGTTGGCACTAAAGATAGGGACTACCTTGATGCCGGCCGGAAATGTTTTTGATGCTGCCTCAATGGTTTGCTCACACTGTGCAATCATCTCGTGTGCGTTTGATCCGGCAGTTTGGAATACGGCCACAGCTATTGACGGATTGCCATTGGTTTCGGTGTTGCTCGCATAGCTTAATGAGCCCAGCTCTACCTTGGCTATATCGCGAAGGCGCAAAATCTGTCCCTTGGTTGCCGAGCGTATAACGATGTTTTCGAACTCGGAAGGTGATTTTAAACGGCCTTTGTATTTTAAAACATATTGAAAAGACTGATCGCTGTTTTCACCGATTTTACCCGGAGCAGCTTCAATATTTTGCTCAGCAAGCGCGGCGTTTACGTCATCAGGAATTAAGCCATAGGTGGCCATTACATCCGGTTTTAACCAGATACGCATCGAGTAATCCTGCTGACCGAATACGCTGGCATCACCCACACCGTTTACCCGTTTCAGTTGCGGGAGCAGGTTGATGTTGGCATAGTTTTGCAAAAAAGTCTGGTCGTAAGATTTGTTGGTACTGGTCATGGCAAATACCATTACCATACTGCTTTGCTGTTTAGCGGTGGTTACACCTGCTTTAGTTACCTCGGCAGGTAACAGCGGTGTAGCTTTTGATACCCGGTTTTGCACGTTTACCGCTGCCAAATCGGGGTTGGTACCCAGTTTAAAGTAAACGGTAATTTTAGCACTACCGTCATTACTGGCAGTCGAGGTCATGTAGGTCATGTTCTCTACGCCGTTAATCTGTTCTTCGAGCGGAACAATAACGCTGTTCATTACCACATCGGCATTGGCGCCCTGGTAAGCGGCCGAAACCACTACCGTTGGCGGCGCAATTTCAGGATATTGGGAAATAGGCAGTGTGGTTAAGCCCAGTACACCCAATATAACAATGATAACTGATATTACGGTTGATAATACCGGTCGTTCAATAAATTTACGTAACATTATAAAGTGTTATGTTGAAAGCCTGCATTAAATGCCACGGCTGTAAATAGGATTAGTTTAAGTCTTTGTACACTGTGCCGTCGGCCTGCATGTCGGGCTTAACCGGAGTGCCATCCTGTAAGTTAGAAGTGCCTTCGAGTATCACGGTATCACCGTCTTTCAGTCCGCTGGTTACCACATAATACTGCCCGGTGGCCAAGTCCATAATTTGTATCTCGGTATTTTTTACTTTGCCGCTGCCATCAACCACAAA harbors:
- a CDS encoding efflux transporter outer membrane subunit; the protein is MIKGYKKQIYTVLAAALVFASCVTKKYQQPGLDVKGNLYRDTTVTDTTTIANLPVNQLFTDTVLQNLINRGIQENLDLKTAVQRINEAQANLQQSRAAFLPSLSGSATATRVKQSAAGLNFPPEFANTFNLKTTTYQAALNTSWEADIWGKLSSAKRQALAVLLQSDAAKRAVQTQLIANIANNYYNLLALDEQLRITEQTLKNRISDVETMKALKESAIVTGAAVVQSEANRYAAEVTIPDLKRSIRETENALSILLAQGPGAIKRSSLADQKPYHNLQTGVPSQLLKNRPDVQQSELAFRSAFENTNVARTYFYPQLTITAQGGVSSLRIRNLFDNSIFYNIVGGLTQPIFNKGLNKSRLRIAQAQQQEAYYAFQQSLLNAGGEVSNALFAYQTAVEKQNTRANQLKALEKAVDYTKELLRYSSATNYTDVLTSEQSLLAAQLSGINDRLQELQSIVNLYQALGGGWKQ
- a CDS encoding efflux RND transporter permease subunit; the protein is MLRKFIERPVLSTVISVIIVILGVLGLTTLPISQYPEIAPPTVVVSAAYQGANADVVMNSVIVPLEEQINGVENMTYMTSTASNDGSAKITVYFKLGTNPDLAAVNVQNRVSKATPLLPAEVTKAGVTTAKQQSSMVMVFAMTSTNKSYDQTFLQNYANINLLPQLKRVNGVGDASVFGQQDYSMRIWLKPDVMATYGLIPDDVNAALAEQNIEAAPGKIGENSDQSFQYVLKYKGRLKSPSEFENIVIRSATKGQILRLRDIAKVELGSLSYASNTETNGNPSIAVAVFQTAGSNAHEMIAQCEQTIEAASKTFPAGIKVVPIFSANEFLDVSIEKVIHTLVEAFVLVFIVVFVFLQDFRSTLIPAIAVPVAIIGTFFFLQLFGFTINLLTLFALVLAIGIVVDDAIVVVEAVHAKLDHGVKSARKATTDAMSEISSAIISITLVMAAVFVPVSFITGSSGVFYKQFGLTLAISILISAVNALTLSPALCALLLKPHPEGEHHKSGLLQRFYTAFNTSFDSLTQKYKRSVSFLAVKKWIAIAGIAVFAVVFWFLLKTTPSAFVPNEDQGFIIGDISLPPASSLERTTQVVNQVADMIQKMPEVESATRIAGQGILSGAGGSYGVVFIKLKPWDKREGAEHTVDAVTGKLFGMTAGIKSARILFIVPPALQGFGNSSGFEFQVQDKTGSDINNFAQVNGKFLAALSQRPEIQYATTFFNTNFPQFQVDVNVPKCKDANVSVSSVLGTLQGYYGGLYASNFNQFGKQYRVMIQAAAPYRGTPESLNGIYVRTNDGVMAPISEFVSLKRVYGPESINRFNLFTSISVTGAPKPGYSSGDAIKAIREVAAKTLPAGFGYEFSGLTREEISGGSQTMFIFMLCLVFVYFLLSAQYESYILPFAVLLSLPIGLAGAFIFAFFFGIQNNIYLQITLIMLIGLLAKNAILIVEFSVARRREGESIVNAAIDGAVARLRPILMTSFAFILGLVPLMLASGAGAAGNRSIGTGAVGGMLIGTIFGVFVIPVLFIMFQSLQERIGGKPQPVETEEATLSEVH